The following are encoded in a window of Cyprinus carpio isolate SPL01 chromosome A13, ASM1834038v1, whole genome shotgun sequence genomic DNA:
- the LOC109079451 gene encoding M-phase inducer phosphatase 1-like, whose protein sequence is MDFEAAPGDVNPVDEPVLRPPRVSLPGVGARGSPCVKSLASPGPMAVLSPVTNLALNLNNLAVLGGQCETPKRKKPLPLLKIPSFASDASSDSGLGLESPSPLDTLDAEQKFEKAMQDATRAVIEKMPIRRIHSLPLQFLGHSPNLKNKEPDPSRYGVWTRTNGSDNKENLAEENFEFKKPSMPASRCRARSTGGTKDAFACRPNSAPALMLSPPSNQPDSSDESSPFILRRPSLSCLHDDDDDDGFLEGLDDVENDSEVPFGMDSLLTAPLVAKQSTDCNYSPVVRCRPRGLFRSPSMPNPVGRIPLKRPERPQDENTPVRVKRRRSLAGTQVAPTEQEDVMPHQVQRSKSFNHAQIESMLATDPSNVIGDFTKAPALPTVEGKHQELKYITPDIMVKAMNGQFSDLVERLFVIDCRYPYEYEGGHIKGALNLHQEDEIEGYFLKNPILPECPKKRVLLVFHCEFSSERGPRMCRYVRQRDRDLNEYPNLHYPELYILKGGYKDFFPLHKSVCEPEAYRPMHHEDFKEDLRKFRLRSRTWAGERSKRDMYSRLKNL, encoded by the exons atggattttgaagctgctccaGGCGACGTCAACCCTGTAGATGAACCAGTCCTCAGACCTCCTCGGGTCTCTCTGCCGGGGGTCGGGGCGAGGGGCTCCCCCTGCGTGAAGAGCCTGGCCTCCCCGGGACCCATGGCAGTGCTGTCTCCTGTGACCAACCTGGCTCTAAACTTGAATAACCTCGCCGTCCTTGGAGG TCAGTGTGAGACACCAAAGCGGAAGAAACCTTTGCCCCTCCTGAAGATCCCGTCCTTCGCCTCTGATGCCTCTTCAGATTCAG GTCTCGGGCTAGAGTCTCCCAGCCCTTTGGACACTCTGGATGCTGAGCAGAA GTTTGAGAAGGCCATGCAGGATGCCACGCGAGCAGTTATTGA AAAAATGCCCATTCGCAGGATACACTCTTTGCCA ctgCAATTTTTGGGTCACAGTcccaatttaaaaaacaaagaaccAGATCCCTCTCGCTATGGAGTGTGGACTCGTACAAATGGCAGCGACAACAAAGAGAACCTGGCtgag GAGAATTTTGAGTTCAAGAAGCCTTCCATGCCGGCATCACGCTGTCGTGCGCGGTCCACTGGAGGCACCAAGGATGCTTTTGCCTGCCGACCCAACTCTGCTCCTGCTTTAATG CTTTCCCCACCTTCCAATCAGCCCGACTCTTCAGATGAGAGCAGTCCCTTCATATTGCGCCGCCCCTCTCTCTCCTGTCTCcacgatgatgacgatgatgatggcTTCTTAGAGGGGCTGGATGATGTGGAG AATGACTCTGAGGTTCCTTTTGGAATGGACAGCCTTCTCACAGCTCCTCTGGTGGCTAAACAAAGTACTGACTGTAATTATTCG CCTGTTGTTCGCTGCCGTCCACGTGGGTTGTTCCGATCTCCCTCTATGCCAAACCCTGTAGGGCGTATCCCACTAAAGAGACCCGAGAGGCCACAGGATGAGAACACACCTGTCAGAGTAAAGAGGAGGCGGAGCCTGGCAGGGACCCAAGTTGCACCCACAGAGCAGGAGGATGTTATGCCTCATCAG GTTCAAAGGTCAAAGTCTTTTAATCATGCACAGATTGAAAGCATGTTGGCTACAGATCCCAGTAATGTGATTGGAGATTTCACCAAG GCTCCTGCTCTACCCACAGTAGAAGGAAAACACCAAGAGTTGAAATACATCACTCCAGATATT ATGGTTAAAGCAATGAACGGGCAGTTCAGCGATCTGGTGGAGAGGCTGTTTGTCATCGACTGCCGCTATCCTTATGAGTATGAGGGCGGGCATATTAAG GGTGCCCTTAACCTCCATCAAGAGGATGAAATTGAAGGCTACTTTTTAAAGAATCCCATTCTCCCAGAATGTCCCAAGAAGCGTGTCCTGCTGGTTTTCCACTGTGAATTTTCATCTGAACGCGGTCCACGGATGTGCCGTTACGTTCGACAGAGAGATCGCGATTTGAATGAGTACCCCAACCTCCATTACCCTGAACTCTATATCCTGAAGGGAGGATACAAAGACTTTTTCCCACTTCATAAG TCGGTCTGTGAACCCGAGGCTTATAGGCCGATGCATCATGAAGACTTTAAAGAAGACCTGAGGAAGTTCCGCCTTAGGAGCCGCACCTGGGCTGGAGAACGCAGCAAGAGAGACATGTACAGCCGTCTCAAAAATCTTTGA
- the LOC109079463 gene encoding AP-5 complex subunit sigma-1: MVVCFLIHTVCPVSALSAGETRVLYARVFGPETGDACDFTPEQRRLMQKERLHVVARQVRSAVALSREASGGSSVEAVLGEEAAALGEADSGVFSLGNAELFPDRSVVLWLGVQSLAFTLVCRPHENLLLAEGTLRNIARHCLEELRLLGPGAEVLLKSDRVDALLHRLLPHGQLLFLNHRFTLALDKEIASYVSK; encoded by the exons ATGGTGGTTTGTTTCCTAATCCACACGGTGTGTCCGGTGAGCGCGCTGTCCGCAGGCGAGACTCGGGTACTGTACGCGCGTGTGTTCGGACCGGAGACCGGAGATGCTTGTGACTTCACACCGGAGCAGAGACGACTGATGCAGAAAGAGAGACTTCACGTGGTAGCGAG GCAGGTGAGGAGTGCTGTGGCTCTGAGCAGGGAGGCCTCAGGCGGTTCGAGTGTGGAGGCAGTGCTGGGTGAGGAGGCTGCAGCTCTGGGCGAAGCTGACAGCGGggtgttttctctgggcaatgCAGAGCTCTTTCCAGATCGGAGTGTTGTTCTGTGGCTGGGGGTTCAGTCTCTAGCATTCACTCTGGTCTGTAGACCACACGAGAACCTCCTGCTCGCAGAGGGAACGCTTCGTAACATTGCACGTCACTGCCTGGAGGAGCTACGTCTGCTTGGACCTGGTGCGGAG GTGTTGCTGAAAAGTGATCGAGTGGACGCATTGTTGCACAGACTGCTTCCCCATGGTCAGCTCCTCTTCCTCAACCACCGTTTCACCCTCGCTCTGGATAAAGAGATAGCGAGCTACGTGAGCAAATGA